A region of Triplophysa dalaica isolate WHDGS20190420 chromosome 18, ASM1584641v1, whole genome shotgun sequence DNA encodes the following proteins:
- the znf131 gene encoding zinc finger protein 131 isoform X1, with the protein MSVDGDVDDCGHEFPAHYKVMLDKLNEQRQLDQFTDITLIVDGHQFRAHKAVLAACSQFFHKFFQDFTQEPLVEIEGVGNTAFRHLMEFTYTATLAVNGEAEVNDVWRAAEYLQMQEAIKALDNRRNGTTSSNSPQGLGGKSKAKKRKITETFNVITETLPSVESESVEIEVEVGEDHIEVEESGLVEVVDAARTTAEPSSDDSALALLADITSKYQQEEQTLHVVKKEDDSVVVQEETVIASKTLENIEVVEVQISQLDNLFRCDKCDRCFKLYYHLKQHMKSHTAAPERGFVCRHCGKAYAREGALKQHLNNYHYEAEEQSRRQKKKVHVCEYCEKQFDHFGHFKEHLRKHTGEKPFECPECHERFARNSTLKCHMSACQNGSGAKKGRKKLYECQVCSSVFNSWDQFKDHLVTHTGDKPNHCTICDQWFTQPRDLQTHLLEFHGLQQKVIVTEEVMISDPTTVLSMAEVEEGYSEDGMRVEHITVEPMDVVAVEETLVVEEETTLQASPSVGGVEEAVVLQVEDERLREQPVEIHIEQVTVAETADSEIQQEAVDSLKENIEIVNV; encoded by the exons ATGTCTGTTGATGGAGATGTCGATGACTGTGGGCACGAGTTTCCAGCCCATTACAAAGTGATGCTTGACAAACTGAATGAGCAGCGTCAGCTGGATCAGTTCACAGATATCACTCTCATTGTGGATG GACATCAGTTCAGAGCTCACAAAGCTGTGCTAGCTGCCTGCAGTCAGTTCTTCCACAAATTCTTTCAAGACTTCACTCAAGAGCCTCTAGTGGAGATTGAGG GGGTAGGCAACACCGCTTTCCGCCATCTGATGGAGTTCACATACACTGCTACATTAGCTGTTAATGGTGAGGCAGAAGTGAATGATGTCTGGAGAGCTGCAGAATATCTTCAAATGCAGGAGGCTATCAAAGCTTTAGACAACAG AAGGAATGGTACCACCTCATCAAACTCGCCACAAGGCCTAGGTGGAAAGAGCAAAGCTAAGAAAAGGAAGATTACGGAGACCTTCAATGTGATCACAGAGACCCTCCCTTCAGTAGAGTCTGAATCGGTTGAAATCGAGGTAGAAGTTGGCGAGGACCATATCGAGGTGGAGGAAAGTGGTTTGGTGGAAGTGGTGGATGCTGCCAGGACTACAGCCGAACCCTCCTCAGATGACTCTGCTTTGGCCTTGTTGGCTGACATCACCAGCAAGTACCAGCAAGAAGAGCAGACGCTCCACGTGGTTAAAAAAGAAGATGATTCGGTGGTCGTGCAGGAAGAGACTGTGATTGCCTCCAAGACGCTTGAGAATATCGAAGTGGTGGAGGTCCAGATTTCTCAGCTGGACAATCTTTTCCGTTGCGACAAGTGCGATCGCTGCTTCAAGCTGTATTACCATCTCAAACAGCACATGAAGAGTCACACAGCTGCCCCGGAAAGGGGCTTTGTTTGCAGGCACTGTGGAAAAGCGTACGCCCGTGAAGGAGCCCTTAAGCAGCACCTAAATAATTACCATTACGAGGCAGAGGAACAGTCCCGACGGCAGAAAAAGAAAGTGCATGTTTGTGAATATTGCGAAAAGCAATTTGACCATTTTGGACACTTCAAAGAGCATTTAAGGAAGCACACTG GTGAGAAACCCTTCGAGTGTCCAGAATGCCATGAACGTTTTGCCAGGAACAGTACACTGAAGTGCCATATGTCAGCCTGTCAAAATGGCTCTGGTGCCAAAAAAGGccgaaaaaaattatatgaatgTCAG GTGTGCAGCAGTGTTTTTAATAGTTGGGATCAGTTCAAAGACCATCTGGTCACTCACACAGGTGATAAACCCAACCACTGCACAATCTGCGATCAGTGGTTCACGCAACCCCGAGACCTCCAAACACATCTACTAGAATTCCACGGCTTACAGCAAAAGGTCATTGTCACGGAGGAAGTAATGATTTCAGACCCAACAACAGTCTTAAGCATGGCAGAGGTGGAGGAGGGTTATTCTGAGGATGGTATGAGGGTGGAACATATTACCGTGGAACCGATGGATGTTGTTGCTGTCGAGGAGACTCTTGTGGTTGAGGAGGAGACAACGCTACAGGCTTCTCCGTCTGTGGGAGGGGTGGAAGAGGCAGTGGTTTTACAAGTAGAGGATGAGAGACTAAGAGAACAGCCAGTGGAAATCCACATAGAACAGGTGACTGTAGCTGAGACGGCAGACTCTGAAATTCAACAAGAGGCTGTGGACAGTTTGAAAGAAAATATTGAGATTGTGAATGTATGA
- the znf131 gene encoding zinc finger protein 131 isoform X2 produces MSVDGDVDDCGHEFPAHYKVMLDKLNEQRQLDQFTDITLIVDGHQFRAHKAVLAACSQFFHKFFQDFTQEPLVEIEGVGNTAFRHLMEFTYTATLAVNGEAEVNDVWRAAEYLQMQEAIKALDNRNGTTSSNSPQGLGGKSKAKKRKITETFNVITETLPSVESESVEIEVEVGEDHIEVEESGLVEVVDAARTTAEPSSDDSALALLADITSKYQQEEQTLHVVKKEDDSVVVQEETVIASKTLENIEVVEVQISQLDNLFRCDKCDRCFKLYYHLKQHMKSHTAAPERGFVCRHCGKAYAREGALKQHLNNYHYEAEEQSRRQKKKVHVCEYCEKQFDHFGHFKEHLRKHTGEKPFECPECHERFARNSTLKCHMSACQNGSGAKKGRKKLYECQVCSSVFNSWDQFKDHLVTHTGDKPNHCTICDQWFTQPRDLQTHLLEFHGLQQKVIVTEEVMISDPTTVLSMAEVEEGYSEDGMRVEHITVEPMDVVAVEETLVVEEETTLQASPSVGGVEEAVVLQVEDERLREQPVEIHIEQVTVAETADSEIQQEAVDSLKENIEIVNV; encoded by the exons ATGTCTGTTGATGGAGATGTCGATGACTGTGGGCACGAGTTTCCAGCCCATTACAAAGTGATGCTTGACAAACTGAATGAGCAGCGTCAGCTGGATCAGTTCACAGATATCACTCTCATTGTGGATG GACATCAGTTCAGAGCTCACAAAGCTGTGCTAGCTGCCTGCAGTCAGTTCTTCCACAAATTCTTTCAAGACTTCACTCAAGAGCCTCTAGTGGAGATTGAGG GGGTAGGCAACACCGCTTTCCGCCATCTGATGGAGTTCACATACACTGCTACATTAGCTGTTAATGGTGAGGCAGAAGTGAATGATGTCTGGAGAGCTGCAGAATATCTTCAAATGCAGGAGGCTATCAAAGCTTTAGACAACAG GAATGGTACCACCTCATCAAACTCGCCACAAGGCCTAGGTGGAAAGAGCAAAGCTAAGAAAAGGAAGATTACGGAGACCTTCAATGTGATCACAGAGACCCTCCCTTCAGTAGAGTCTGAATCGGTTGAAATCGAGGTAGAAGTTGGCGAGGACCATATCGAGGTGGAGGAAAGTGGTTTGGTGGAAGTGGTGGATGCTGCCAGGACTACAGCCGAACCCTCCTCAGATGACTCTGCTTTGGCCTTGTTGGCTGACATCACCAGCAAGTACCAGCAAGAAGAGCAGACGCTCCACGTGGTTAAAAAAGAAGATGATTCGGTGGTCGTGCAGGAAGAGACTGTGATTGCCTCCAAGACGCTTGAGAATATCGAAGTGGTGGAGGTCCAGATTTCTCAGCTGGACAATCTTTTCCGTTGCGACAAGTGCGATCGCTGCTTCAAGCTGTATTACCATCTCAAACAGCACATGAAGAGTCACACAGCTGCCCCGGAAAGGGGCTTTGTTTGCAGGCACTGTGGAAAAGCGTACGCCCGTGAAGGAGCCCTTAAGCAGCACCTAAATAATTACCATTACGAGGCAGAGGAACAGTCCCGACGGCAGAAAAAGAAAGTGCATGTTTGTGAATATTGCGAAAAGCAATTTGACCATTTTGGACACTTCAAAGAGCATTTAAGGAAGCACACTG GTGAGAAACCCTTCGAGTGTCCAGAATGCCATGAACGTTTTGCCAGGAACAGTACACTGAAGTGCCATATGTCAGCCTGTCAAAATGGCTCTGGTGCCAAAAAAGGccgaaaaaaattatatgaatgTCAG GTGTGCAGCAGTGTTTTTAATAGTTGGGATCAGTTCAAAGACCATCTGGTCACTCACACAGGTGATAAACCCAACCACTGCACAATCTGCGATCAGTGGTTCACGCAACCCCGAGACCTCCAAACACATCTACTAGAATTCCACGGCTTACAGCAAAAGGTCATTGTCACGGAGGAAGTAATGATTTCAGACCCAACAACAGTCTTAAGCATGGCAGAGGTGGAGGAGGGTTATTCTGAGGATGGTATGAGGGTGGAACATATTACCGTGGAACCGATGGATGTTGTTGCTGTCGAGGAGACTCTTGTGGTTGAGGAGGAGACAACGCTACAGGCTTCTCCGTCTGTGGGAGGGGTGGAAGAGGCAGTGGTTTTACAAGTAGAGGATGAGAGACTAAGAGAACAGCCAGTGGAAATCCACATAGAACAGGTGACTGTAGCTGAGACGGCAGACTCTGAAATTCAACAAGAGGCTGTGGACAGTTTGAAAGAAAATATTGAGATTGTGAATGTATGA
- the selenop gene encoding selenoprotein Pa, whose translation MWKTLSLTLALCLLAGCSAESEGDGARCKLPPMWNIGEAEPMKEALGQVTVVAYLQASULFCLEQASKLNGLLLKLENQGYVNITYMVVNNQEERSQRLHHLLKERLPESITLYGQDTNQPDIWQAVNAKKDDILIYDRCGRLTYHLSLPYTILSYPYVEESIRSTYCKRICGECDMEASSELEECNKTADDKPEETRATAEEERTNGEPDRHHHGHHGHHGHHGHHGHHHHHHGHHQDTLEGQPQQHRHEGHQHGQQQVDVGQVHLGQVDFGQVALNEPPVMKKPUSKHSRUKVQYSUQQGADSPSVSUCUHURQLFSEEGKEHSAGVUQCKEALPASUHCQGLREEENQIRETUQURPAPPAEUQLSQPIUVUPAGTTS comes from the exons ATGTGGAAGACACTTAGCCTTACTCTCGCTCTCTGCCTGCTAGCGGGCTGCAGCGCAGAGAGCGAAGGAGACGGGGCCCGCTGTAAACTTCCCCCCATGTGGAACATAGGAGAGGCAGAGCCCATGAAGGAAGCTCTCGGACAGGTGACAGTGGTTGCTTACCTCCAGGCCAGCTGATTATTCTGCTTAGAGCAAGCATCAAA GCTGAACGGCTTGCTCTTGAAGTTGGAGAACCAAGGCTATGTAAACATAACTTACATGGTTGTAAACAACCAAGAGGAAAGGTCCCAACGGCTCCATCACTTGCTCAAGGAAAGGTTGCCTGAGAGTATCACGCTGTACGGCCAAGACACCAACCAGCCTGACATCTGGCAGGCAGTAAACGCTAAGAAAGATGACATTTTGATCTAtgacag GTGTGGCAGACTCACTTACCATCTATCTCTTCCTTACACCATCCTGAGTTACCCATACGTGGAAGAGTCTATAAGAAGTACTTATTGTAAACGTATTTGTGGAGAGTGCGACATGGAg GCTTCATCTGAACTCGAGGAGTGCAACAAAACAGCAGATGACAAACCTGAGGAGACTCGTGCAACAGCAGAAGAAGAACGTACCAATGGAGAGCCCGATCGTCACCATCATGGTCATCATGGTCACCATGGCCATCATGGACATCATGGtcaccaccaccaccatcatGGGCATCACCAAGACACCCTGGAGGGGCAACCCCAACAGCATCGTCATGAGGGTCACCAACACGGCCAACAACAGGTTGATGTGGGTCAAGTCCACCTCGGCCAGGTAGACTTCGGTCAGGTTGCCCTCAATGAGCCACCAGTCATGAAAAAGCCTTGATCTAAGCACTCGAGGTGAAAAGTTCAGTACAGCTGACAGCAGGGGGCAGACTCTCCCTCGGTCAGCTGATGCTGACACTGACGACAGCTGTTTTCTGAGGAGGGCAAAGAGCACTCAGCAGGTGTCTGACAGTGTAAGGAGGCTCTCCCCGCCTCCTGACACTGTCAGGGCCTGAGGGAGGAGGAAAATCAGATAAGAGAGACCTGACAGTGACGTCCCGCCCCCCCAGCTGAATGACAGCTGTCGCAGCCGATCTGAGTCTGACCAGCAGGTACCACGAGTTGA